In a genomic window of Thiosocius teredinicola:
- a CDS encoding hydrogenase iron-sulfur subunit: protein MADDKKFAGFVCTGCGIGDRLDAGQLEMTATRDGKMQSCVQHEMLCNKEGVQLIRDTIDNDGATHIMIAACSRRAKVEAFSFPDVAMSRANLREGVIWSRPDTDEARETTQEMADDYIRMACAEVKFMTKPTPSGEQELNKNILVVGGGVTGMTAALETAAAGFKVHLVEKTGALGGWAAKWHKRIPYRAAAAGVSNGTNVDLPLPIDNNVGEMIAAVEASDKITVHLNSTVTKTSGAPGRFSADITTESGSTATENFGAIVQASGWKAFDPSALAYLGSSNADVVTNVELEALANEAGDGPIKRPSDGKEVKSVVFVQNAGQASKEEGHLPYHSGIGDLISIKQALYFKDQNGKDCDTTILFDNLRTPGAAGEDFYRSGQQQMVIFSKGKVSEVTSSGSGATVNFKDLILNEDVKLDADLVVLDLGMVPNSGPNPYAVTDALEQLPYEERDKKLAEVEKQVAEASVSIESILNLDYRQGTDLPHLVNGFTDSHFICFPYETRRSGIYAAGPVRRPMDIKQAQDDATGAAMKAIQAAVNAGQGSAAHPRVGDLSYPKFRKEGCTQCKRCTVECPFGAINEDEQRYPMFNESRCRRCGTCMGACPVRVISFENYSIDSVGQQIKNVDIPDEFDEKPRILVLACENDAYPALDQAAMSGQEISAWARVIPVRCLGSVSLSWITDSMNSGYDGIVMMGCQRGKDYQCHFVRGSTMAAERMMKVGDTLQTLNLEPERVVVHEVAITDIERAPRLIKEMEEVIEKVGMSPFKF from the coding sequence ATGGCAGACGATAAGAAATTTGCAGGCTTTGTCTGCACCGGCTGCGGCATCGGCGATCGCCTGGATGCCGGCCAACTGGAAATGACCGCGACCCGCGACGGCAAGATGCAGTCGTGCGTGCAGCACGAGATGCTGTGCAACAAGGAAGGCGTGCAGCTGATCCGCGACACGATCGATAACGATGGTGCCACCCACATCATGATCGCGGCCTGTTCGCGCCGCGCCAAGGTCGAGGCCTTCAGCTTCCCGGATGTCGCCATGTCGCGCGCCAACCTGCGCGAAGGCGTGATCTGGTCGCGTCCGGACACCGACGAGGCGCGTGAGACCACGCAGGAGATGGCGGACGACTACATCCGCATGGCCTGCGCCGAGGTCAAGTTCATGACCAAGCCGACCCCGTCGGGCGAGCAGGAACTGAACAAGAACATCCTGGTGGTCGGTGGCGGCGTCACCGGCATGACCGCGGCACTTGAAACCGCGGCTGCAGGCTTCAAGGTGCACCTGGTCGAAAAGACCGGCGCGCTGGGCGGTTGGGCCGCCAAGTGGCACAAGCGCATCCCCTATCGCGCAGCCGCTGCCGGCGTGTCCAACGGCACCAACGTCGACCTGCCTCTGCCGATCGACAACAACGTCGGCGAGATGATCGCCGCAGTTGAGGCAAGCGACAAGATCACCGTGCACCTCAATAGCACGGTCACCAAGACCTCGGGCGCACCGGGCCGCTTCTCGGCCGACATCACCACCGAGTCCGGATCGACCGCGACCGAGAACTTCGGCGCCATCGTACAGGCCTCGGGCTGGAAGGCGTTCGATCCCTCCGCTCTTGCCTATCTCGGTTCGAGCAACGCCGATGTCGTGACCAATGTCGAGCTCGAAGCCCTGGCGAACGAAGCCGGCGACGGCCCGATCAAGCGTCCGTCGGACGGCAAAGAGGTCAAGTCGGTGGTGTTCGTACAGAACGCGGGCCAGGCATCGAAAGAGGAAGGCCACCTGCCCTATCACTCGGGCATCGGCGACCTCATCTCGATCAAGCAGGCGCTGTACTTCAAAGACCAGAACGGCAAAGACTGCGACACCACCATCCTGTTCGACAACCTGCGCACCCCGGGTGCCGCCGGCGAGGATTTCTACCGCTCCGGTCAGCAGCAGATGGTGATCTTCTCGAAAGGCAAGGTCAGCGAAGTGACCAGCTCCGGTAGCGGTGCGACGGTGAACTTCAAGGACCTGATCCTCAACGAAGACGTCAAGCTCGACGCCGACCTGGTGGTGCTCGACCTGGGCATGGTGCCGAACTCCGGCCCGAACCCGTACGCGGTGACCGACGCACTCGAGCAGTTACCGTACGAAGAACGCGACAAGAAGCTGGCAGAGGTCGAGAAGCAGGTCGCCGAGGCCTCGGTGTCGATCGAATCGATCCTCAACCTGGATTATCGACAGGGCACCGACCTGCCGCACCTGGTCAACGGCTTTACCGATTCGCACTTCATCTGCTTCCCGTACGAGACGCGCCGCAGCGGTATCTACGCCGCCGGTCCGGTGCGTCGACCGATGGACATCAAGCAGGCGCAGGACGACGCCACCGGCGCCGCGATGAAAGCGATCCAGGCTGCCGTCAATGCCGGCCAAGGCTCTGCCGCGCATCCGCGCGTCGGCGACCTGTCGTATCCCAAGTTCCGCAAAGAGGGTTGCACCCAGTGCAAACGCTGCACCGTGGAATGCCCGTTCGGCGCGATCAACGAGGATGAGCAGCGCTATCCGATGTTCAACGAGTCGCGCTGCCGGCGTTGCGGCACCTGCATGGGTGCCTGTCCGGTACGCGTTATCTCGTTTGAGAACTACTCGATCGACAGCGTCGGCCAGCAGATCAAGAACGTCGACATTCCCGACGAGTTTGATGAAAAGCCGCGCATCCTGGTGCTGGCGTGCGAGAACGACGCCTACCCGGCACTCGATCAGGCCGCGATGAGCGGTCAGGAGATCAGTGCCTGGGCACGCGTGATTCCCGTCCGTTGCCTGGGTTCGGTCTCGCTGTCTTGGATCACCGACTCGATGAACAGCGGCTACGACGGCATCGTCATGATGGGTTGCCAGCGTGGCAAGGATTATCAGTGTCACTTCGTACGCGGCTCGACCATGGCGGCCGAGCGCATGATGAAGGTCGGTGACACCCTGCAGACGCTGAACCTCGAACCCGAGCGTGTTGTCGTACACGAAGTGGCCATCACCGACATCGAGCGCGCCCCGCGCCTGATCAAGGAGATGGAAGAGGTCATCGAGAAGGTGGGCATGAGCCCCTTCAAGTTCTAA
- a CDS encoding 4Fe-4S dicluster domain-containing protein, giving the protein MSDMNTAMVEKYRNSFLKEVEANVEEGEWVKMCMQCGVCSGSCPLGPHWAHPPQEIFMMIRAGKREEVLASDSMWMCTSCYNCIVRCPRELPITHIMHGLATYAKKLGLVPKGQATAEFSQIFWNNMMKKGRVNELKLGLSLYFKDGFGQGIKNAMANQKLGMNMMKAKRMSAAEFFGGHGIKDVSGLQKMIKKAEEIEAAKLEANK; this is encoded by the coding sequence ATGAGCGATATGAATACAGCAATGGTCGAAAAGTATCGCAACAGCTTCCTCAAGGAAGTTGAAGCGAACGTCGAAGAAGGCGAATGGGTGAAGATGTGCATGCAGTGCGGCGTGTGCTCGGGCTCCTGCCCGCTCGGCCCGCACTGGGCGCATCCGCCGCAAGAGATCTTCATGATGATCCGTGCCGGCAAACGTGAAGAGGTCTTGGCATCAGACTCGATGTGGATGTGCACCAGCTGCTACAACTGCATCGTGCGCTGTCCGCGCGAACTGCCGATCACCCACATCATGCACGGCCTGGCCACCTATGCGAAAAAGCTGGGCCTGGTACCTAAGGGTCAGGCGACGGCGGAGTTCTCGCAGATCTTCTGGAACAACATGATGAAGAAGGGCCGCGTCAACGAGCTCAAGCTCGGCCTGTCGCTGTACTTCAAAGACGGTTTCGGTCAGGGCATCAAGAACGCCATGGCCAACCAGAAGCTGGGCATGAACATGATGAAGGCCAAGCGCATGAGCGCTGCGGAATTCTTCGGCGGCCACGGCATCAAGGATGTCTCAGGCCTGCAGAAGATGATCAAGAAGGCCGAAGAAATCGAAGCCGCCAAGCTCGAAGCCAACAAGTAA